The following proteins come from a genomic window of Sorghum bicolor cultivar BTx623 chromosome 3, Sorghum_bicolor_NCBIv3, whole genome shotgun sequence:
- the LOC8078187 gene encoding thiamine thiazole synthase 1, chloroplastic, which yields MATTAASSLLKSSFAGSRLPSATRAPSSVVVSTGGAPRTAAISASISSSNPPYDLTSFKFSPIKESIVSREMTRRYMTDMITHADTDVVIVGAGSAGLSCAYELSKDPTVRVAIVEQSVSPGGGAWLGGQLFSAMVVRKPAHLFLDELGVAYDEAADDYVVVKHAALFTSTVMSAVLARPNVKLFNAVAVEDLIVKGGRVGGVVTNWALVSMNHDTQSCMDPNVMEAKVVVSSCGHDGPFGATGVKRLQDIGMIAAVPGMKALDMNAAEDAIVRLTREVVPGMIVTGMEVAEIDGAPRMGPTFGAMMISGQKAAHLALKALGRPNAVDGTIPKVSPALREEFVIASKDDEVVDA from the exons ATGGCCACCACCGCGGCGTCTAGCCTCCTCAAGTCCTCCTTCGCTGGCTCCCGTCTCCCGTCTGCCACGCGCGCCCCGTCGTCCGTCGTCGTGTCCACCGGCGGCGCCCCACGCACGGCCGCCATCTCCGCGTCCATCTCCTCCTCCAACCCTCCCTACGACCTGACGTCCTTCAAGTTCAGCCCCATCAAGGAGTCGATCGTCTCCCGCGAGATGACCCGCCGCTACATGACGGACATGATCACCCACGCCGACACCGACGTGGTGATCGTGGGCGCCGGGTCCGCGGGCCTCTCCTGCGCGTACGAGCTCTCCAAGGACCCCACGGTGCGCGTCGCCATCGTGGAGCAGTCGGTGTCCCCGGGCGGCGGCGCGTGGCTGGGCGGGCAGCTGTTCTCGGCCATGGTGGTGCGCAAGCCGGCGCACCTGTTCCTCGACGAGCTCGGCGTCGCCTACGACGAGGCCGCCGACGACTACGTGGTGGTCAAGCACGCCGCGCTCTTCACCTCCACCGTCATGAGCGCCGTCCTGGCGCGGCCCAACGTGAAGCTCTTCAACGCCGTCGCCGTCGAGGACCTCATCGTCAAGGGAGGGCGCGTCGGCGGCGTGGTCACCAACTGGGCGCTCGTGTCCATGAACCACGACACGCAGTCGTGCATGGACCCCAACGTGATGGAGGCCAAGGTGGTGGTCAGCTCCTGCGGCCACGACGGGCCGTTCGGGGCCACGGGAGTCAAGAGGCTCCAGGACATCGGCATGATCGCCGCCGTGCCAGGGATGAAGGCGCTCGACATGAACGCCGCTGAGGACGCCATCGTGCGCCTCACGCGCGAGGTCGTGCCAGGCATGATCGTCACCGGAATGGAGGTCGCCGAGATTGACGGCGCGCCGAGGATG GGCCCGACGTTCGGCGCCATGATGATCTCCGGCCAGAAGGCGGCGCACCTGGCGCTGAAGGCGCTGGGAAGGCCCAACGCCGTGGACGGGACCATCCCCAAGGTGTCGCCGGCGTTGCGCGAGGAGTTCGTGATTGCGTCCAAGGACGACGAGGTCGTGGACGCCTGA
- the LOC8078188 gene encoding uncharacterized protein LOC8078188: protein MPSSPRTTSASAPRTVDRVPCNLKRVVFENSQERFEHHIRPNQPSAASHGNDDDDFMPFPNTRSSSRIDKSKDVGPRKTLQARAGLSTGACTQARQRKKRATNRSSIVNVRCNPRDVIFTTGLLNPQQYAAIEADGFAELLRMKIDAVENKNLIIWLLDHTDPDQMLIKLGAGKVLPITPQIISMVLGLPIGGQNLKQYSWKEGIIFRQQLISDLNQSLTEDCDIHISNLQQEILKGNVNPLMKRCFLMILCNRLLLPSSSNTIGSNDIKRTMDYQLFGVVDWSQAVFNDLQIAVRTWHDRDKKQLTQNIYGCAIFLLVRFFSFITIFIIFFQLSCHPIIFCQ from the exons ATGCCCTCCTCACCTAGAACAACATCTGCTTCAGCTCCGCGTACCGTGGATAGGGTGCCGTGTAACCTCAAGAGGGTTGTTTTTGAGAACTCGCAGGAGAG GTTTGAGCATCATATTCGACCAAACCAGCCTTCTGCAGCTAGTCACGGCAATGATGACGACGACTTCATGCCCTTTCCCAACACTCGTTCATCTTCACGCATCGATAAATCTAAGGATGTTGGTCCTAGGAAGACTTTGCAAGCACGAGCAGGATTATCGACCGGTGCTTGTACACAG gcaagacaaaggaaaaaGAGAGCTACCAACCGATCCTCCATTGTAAATGTTCGGTGCAACCCCAGAGACGTTATTTTCACCACTGGTTTGTTGAACCCACAACAATATGCTGCTATTGAAGCTGATGGTTTTGCTGAGTTGCTAAGAATGAAGATCGATGCTGTAGAGAACAAGAATCTTATTATCTGGCTACTGGACCACACTGACCCGGATCAAATGCTAATAAAGTTAGGTGCAGGCAAGGTCCTTCCGATCACTCCACAAATAATTAGCATGGTTCTTGGTCTGCCTATAGGGGGTCAAAACCTCAAGCAATACTCATGGAAGGAAGGTATCATATTTCGTCAGCAGCTTATCTCTGATCTAAACCAAAGCCTCACTGAAGATTGTGACATACATATATCCAACTTGCAACAAGAGATCCTTAAGGGAAATGTGAACCCCCTCATGAAGAGATGCTTCTTAATGATACTCTGCAATAGGCTGCTACTTCCTAGCAGCAGTAACACCATTGGATCAAATGACATCAAGAGGACAATGGATTACCAATTGTTCGGAGTCGTTGACTGGTCCCAGGCTGTATTCAATGATCTCCAGATTGCTGTTCGCACCTGGCACGACCGGGACAAAAAACAACTCACTCAAAACATTTATGGCTGTGCCATTTTCCTACTAGTACGTTTCTTTTCATTCAtcactatttttattattttttttcagcTTTCCTGCCACCCAATTATTTTTTGTCAATAG
- the LOC110433279 gene encoding uncharacterized protein LOC110433279: MDQSVFRQSLFPVNSRTDVTLSKTQGISSVLHNSPSSASDHSPCEHNSPYALKLSEGGSSRTPGKETPCALQWSILDDLPMFKLPGKRLTKKPSKFYSPFKPGILSRPPPNLQLSLCMHAYLCADDSPFKRKTLMHFGSQPLNARDIASSFRVGNCIDIEFMYAFIKCIAEDDFNIRPECHGYRIFLHPVVSDILKSGSFSFDKTHHQCSPDNVLDLIKRCLPTTDLQNAKMIFLPVLHLHHWSVYCINLGQGRIDVLDPMDYSSTNEATWDTHHSTMGQKLMERLSVSLSLAAPRKFPHFANWRRVPILLPFQKNMCDSGLFSMKYIEFYDGEGHGSLRTTIDPDCSIEMRAEMLQYLTFHTANRVHAPPELLQFRLGESDPSFNPLFY; encoded by the exons ATGGACCAATCAGTTTTTCGACAGTCATTGTTTCCCGTGAACAGCCGTACAGATGTCACTCTGTCTAAG aCACAGGGCATCTCTTCTGTTCTACACAACTCTCCTTCTTCTGCCTCTGACCATTCGCCTTGTGAGCATAACTCTCCTTATGCTCTCAAACTATCTGAAGGAGGCAGTAGTAGAACACCCGGAAAAGAGACCCCTTGTGCGTTACAGTGGTCGATCCTAGATGATCTGCCTATGTTCAAGCTTCCCGGAAAGAGACTAACCAAGAAGCCATCCAAGTTTTATTCACCCTTCAAGCCTGGCATTCTGTCTCGTCCTCCTCCCAATTTACAACTTTCATTGTGTATGCATGCCTACCTTTGTGCAGATGACTCTCCATTCAAAAG GAAAACTTTGATGCACTTTGGGTCACAGCCACTCAATGCCCGAGATATTGCTTCTTCCTTTCGTGTTGGAAACTGCATAGACATTGAGTTCATGTATGCATTCATTAAATGCATAGCTGAAGATGACTTTAATATTCGTCCTGAATGCCATGGGTATAGAATTTTCCTTCATCCTGTTGTCTCG GATATTCTTAAGTCAGGGTCCTTCAGTTTTGACAAAACTCATCATCAATGCAGTCCGGACAATGTACTAGATCTTATCAAGCGATGCCTCCCCACGACTGACTTACAAAACGCAAAGATG ATATTCCTTCCAGTTTTGCATCTTCATCATTGGTCGGTATACTGCATCAACCTTGGCCAAGGCCGTATTGATGTCCTAGACCCAATGGATTATAGTTCTACCAATGAGGCCACGTGGGATACACATCATTCAACAATGGGCCAGAAACTCATGGAACGCCTTAGTGTTTCACTATCTCTGGCTGCACCCCGCAAATTCCCCCATTTTGCAAACTGGAGACGTGTACCAATTCTGCTTCCATTTCAAAAGAATATGTGCGACTCAGGCTTATTCTCCATGAAGTATATTGAGTTCTATGACGGCGAGGGCCATGGTTCTTTGCGGACTACTATAGACCCG GATTGTTCGATCGAGATGAGGGCAGAAATGTTGCAATATCTGACCTTCCATACGGCTAACAGAGTCCATGCTCCCCCAGAACTCCTTCAGTTCCGTCTTGGAGAGTCTGATCCTTCCTTCAACCCACTGTTTTATTAG
- the LOC8078189 gene encoding protein transport protein Sec61 subunit beta, translated as MVANGDAPARGSAAAAASLRRRRTTSGAAGGGGGASSMLQFYTDEAAGRKMSPNTVLIMSIGFIAVVAMLHVFGKLYRTSN; from the coding sequence ATGGTGGCCAATGGTGATGCACCTGCTAGAGGGAGTGCCGCGGCAGCTGCAAGCCTGCGCAGGCGTAGGACCACAAGCGGTGCTGctggtggtggaggcggtgccaGCTCAATGCTCCAGTTCTACACTGATGAGGCTGCGGGCCGCAAAATGTCACCAAACACTGTTCTGATCATGAGCATTGGGTTCATCGCTGTCGTCGCTATGCTCCATGTTTTCGGGAAGCTCTACCGCACCTCCAACTAG
- the LOC8078607 gene encoding uncharacterized protein At5g01610, translated as MDQIMGKVGGYWFNQKANKELEDMNSVSSSIGDGAKWMVNKIKGKMQKPLPEFLKEYDLPVGLFPQDATNYELNEDTKFLTVYMASPCEVGYKDSSVLRFATNVSGYLEKGKMTHIEGLKTKILIWTKVTEVRAEATKVHFAAGMNKTRNRDAYEVVSDGLVVDKF; from the exons ATGGATCAGATCATGGGGAAGGTGGGCGGCTACTGGTTCAACCAGAAGGCCAACAAGGAGCTCGAGGACATGAAC TCAGTCTCTAGCAGCATTGGAGATGGAGCTAAATGGATGGTCAACAAAATCAAAG GGAAGATGCAGAAACCACTGCCTGAATTCCTCAAGGAGTATGACCTCCCAGTAGGGCTGTTCCCGCAGGACGCGACCAACTACGAGTTGAACGAAGACACCAAGTTTCTAACGGTGTACATGGCGTCGCCATGTGAGGTGGGGTACAAGGACTCGTCGGTCCTGCGGTTCGCCACCAACGTGTCGGGGTACCTGGAGAAGGGGAAGATGACCCACATCGAGGGCCTCAAGACCAAGATCCTGATCTGGACCAAGGTGACGGAGGTCAGGGCCGAGGCCACCAAGGTGCACTTTGCTGCCGGCATGAACAAGACCAGGAATCGGGACGCCTACGAGGTTGTCAGCGATGGCCTTGTCGTAGACAAGTTCTAG